One genomic region from Cucumis melo cultivar AY chromosome 9, USDA_Cmelo_AY_1.0, whole genome shotgun sequence encodes:
- the LOC103482906 gene encoding SKP1-like protein 21 isoform X1 produces MSESAMAVVKPEMKSYIWLQTADGSIQQVEEEVAMFCPMICREILQTGMGSSKNYAISLPQRVNPAILGLILDYCRFHQVPGRSNKERKTFDEKFIRMDTKKLCELTSAADSLQLKPLVDLTSRALARIIEGKTPEEIRETFHLPDDLTEEEKLEPLRNITDDPRIRLLNRLYARKRKELREREKLKNVEIEERVDDRSVDDLLSFINGGDGDSKAVKTNKNKKKNRRRKDQQKDSSSTTNENGNHDKIEELDALPSCCQNNEFNKILGASPSRTVKSQDSAAAMYSSKIEFDDADIYDDLDPAMKEELDREVEDFARRLNSDWPERVQEILSLGQERNLVTVLTGNGSSPRFTKQVLIGGSSLPVGVQR; encoded by the exons ATGTCTGAAAGTGCTATGGCTGTAGTCAAACCTGAG ATGAAGTCTTATATTTGGCTTCAAACTGCTGATGGCTCAATACAACAAGTTGAAGAAGAGGTTGCTATGTTTTGCCCTATGATTTGTCGGGAAATACTACAAACAGGGATGGGATCCTCCAAAAATTATGCAATATCTCTTCCACAGCGAGTGAATCCAGCTATATTAGGTTTAATTCTTGACTATTGCAGGTTTCATCAAGTACCAGGTCGCTCCAATAAG GAGCGTAAAACATTTGATGAGAAATTCATTCGCATGGATACGAAAAAGCTATGTGAGTTGACGTCTGCTGCTGACAGCCTCCAATTGAAACCTTTGGTTGATCTAACTAGTCGAGCACTTGCACGAATTATTGAAGGAAAGACTCCAGAGGAAATAAGGGAGACATTTCATCTACCTGATGATCTCACAGAG GAGGAAAAGCTGGAGCCCTTACGAAACATAACAGATGATCCACGCATTCGGCTCTTAAATAGATTATATGCACGGaagaggaaagaattaagagaaagagagaaactGAAG AATGTTGAGATCGAGGAGCGTGTGGATGATAGATCAGTCGATGACCTTTTGTCTTTTATAAATGGAGGAGATGGAG ATTCAAAGGCagttaaaacaaacaaaaacaaaaagaaaaatcggAGGAGAAAAGATCAACAGAAGGATTCTTCTTCAACCACCAATGAAAATGGGAACCATGATAAAATAGAG GAGTTGGATGCTCTTCCTTCTTGTTGCCAGAATAATGAGTTTAACAAGATTTTGGGGGCATCTCCGAGTAGAACTGTGAAATCACAAGATTCAGCAGCTGCCATGTATTCATCAAAGATTGAGTTCGATGATGCTGATATTTACGATGATCTAGATCCTGCTATGAAAGAGGAACTTGATAG GGAAGTAGAAGACTTTGCTAGAAGATTGAATTCAGATTGGCCGGAAAGAGTGCAAGAAATTTTATCTCTAGGCCAAGAAAGAAACTTGGTGACAGTATTAACTGGCAATGGTTCATCGCCCAGATTCACAA AACAGGTGCTGATAGGAGGTAGTAGTCTTCCTGTCGGTGTTCAGAGGTAG
- the LOC103482906 gene encoding SKP1-like protein 21 isoform X2 gives MSESAMAVVKPEMKSYIWLQTADGSIQQVEEEVAMFCPMICREILQTGMGSSKNYAISLPQRVNPAILGLILDYCRFHQVPGRSNKERKTFDEKFIRMDTKKLCELTSAADSLQLKPLVDLTSRALARIIEGKTPEEIRETFHLPDDLTEEEKLEPLRNITDDPRIRLLNRLYARKRKELREREKLKNVEIEERVDDRSVDDLLSFINGGDGDSKAVKTNKNKKKNRRRKDQQKDSSSTTNENGNHDKIEELDALPSCCQNNEFNKILGASPSRTVKSQDSAAAMYSSKIEFDDADIYDDLDPAMKEELDREVEDFARRLNSDWPERVQEILSLGQERNLVTVLTGNGSSPRFTSADRR, from the exons ATGTCTGAAAGTGCTATGGCTGTAGTCAAACCTGAG ATGAAGTCTTATATTTGGCTTCAAACTGCTGATGGCTCAATACAACAAGTTGAAGAAGAGGTTGCTATGTTTTGCCCTATGATTTGTCGGGAAATACTACAAACAGGGATGGGATCCTCCAAAAATTATGCAATATCTCTTCCACAGCGAGTGAATCCAGCTATATTAGGTTTAATTCTTGACTATTGCAGGTTTCATCAAGTACCAGGTCGCTCCAATAAG GAGCGTAAAACATTTGATGAGAAATTCATTCGCATGGATACGAAAAAGCTATGTGAGTTGACGTCTGCTGCTGACAGCCTCCAATTGAAACCTTTGGTTGATCTAACTAGTCGAGCACTTGCACGAATTATTGAAGGAAAGACTCCAGAGGAAATAAGGGAGACATTTCATCTACCTGATGATCTCACAGAG GAGGAAAAGCTGGAGCCCTTACGAAACATAACAGATGATCCACGCATTCGGCTCTTAAATAGATTATATGCACGGaagaggaaagaattaagagaaagagagaaactGAAG AATGTTGAGATCGAGGAGCGTGTGGATGATAGATCAGTCGATGACCTTTTGTCTTTTATAAATGGAGGAGATGGAG ATTCAAAGGCagttaaaacaaacaaaaacaaaaagaaaaatcggAGGAGAAAAGATCAACAGAAGGATTCTTCTTCAACCACCAATGAAAATGGGAACCATGATAAAATAGAG GAGTTGGATGCTCTTCCTTCTTGTTGCCAGAATAATGAGTTTAACAAGATTTTGGGGGCATCTCCGAGTAGAACTGTGAAATCACAAGATTCAGCAGCTGCCATGTATTCATCAAAGATTGAGTTCGATGATGCTGATATTTACGATGATCTAGATCCTGCTATGAAAGAGGAACTTGATAG GGAAGTAGAAGACTTTGCTAGAAGATTGAATTCAGATTGGCCGGAAAGAGTGCAAGAAATTTTATCTCTAGGCCAAGAAAGAAACTTGGTGACAGTATTAACTGGCAATGGTTCATCGCCCAGATTCACAA GTGCTGATAGGAGGTAG